Proteins from a single region of Chromobacterium sp. ATCC 53434:
- the mreC gene encoding rod shape-determining protein MreC, protein MDFANTPSFFRSGPPPGARLAMSVVASIALLIGDSRYGLMEQAREALSLALYPVQRAVNLPAQAMRHAGDYLTSQTELKQDNTELRARQLQMSAQLSRLQTLERELNELRALNRIRAQRDDAAQIAETLYTGRDPFSYKIIIDKGDDAKLQAGQPVVDGQGLLGQVTRVQPLTAEVTLIIDKNQMVPVMIARTGERAILYGYGGGIELRYLPQSSDVKENDRVVTSGLDGVFPEGIPVAVVSKVDRNAGAAFTRVSTQPLAGVQQTRYVLVLQARQTPARPAEPPALPEKKTKGGRKAADEE, encoded by the coding sequence ATGGATTTCGCCAACACCCCCAGCTTCTTCCGCTCCGGGCCGCCGCCGGGCGCGCGCCTCGCCATGAGCGTGGTCGCGTCCATCGCGCTGCTGATAGGCGATAGCCGCTACGGCCTGATGGAACAAGCGCGCGAGGCGCTGTCGCTGGCGCTGTACCCGGTGCAGCGCGCGGTCAACCTGCCGGCGCAGGCGATGCGCCACGCCGGCGACTACCTGACCTCGCAGACCGAGCTGAAGCAGGACAACACCGAACTCAGGGCCCGCCAACTGCAGATGTCGGCGCAGCTGTCGCGGCTGCAGACGTTGGAGCGCGAGCTGAACGAGTTGCGCGCGCTGAACCGCATCCGCGCCCAGCGCGACGACGCGGCCCAGATCGCCGAGACGCTTTACACCGGCCGCGATCCGTTCTCGTACAAGATCATCATCGACAAGGGCGACGACGCCAAGCTGCAAGCCGGCCAGCCGGTGGTCGACGGCCAGGGCCTGCTGGGCCAGGTGACCCGCGTGCAGCCGCTGACCGCCGAAGTGACGCTGATCATAGACAAGAACCAGATGGTGCCGGTGATGATAGCCCGCACCGGCGAGCGCGCCATCCTGTACGGCTACGGCGGCGGCATCGAGCTGCGCTACCTGCCGCAGAGCTCGGACGTCAAGGAAAACGACCGGGTGGTGACCTCCGGTCTCGACGGCGTGTTCCCGGAAGGCATCCCGGTGGCGGTAGTCAGCAAGGTCGACCGCAACGCCGGCGCCGCCTTTACCCGCGTCAGCACCCAGCCGCTGGCCGGCGTGCAGCAGACCCGCTACGTGCTGGTGCTGCAGGCCAGGCAGACGCCGGCGCGTCCGGCGGAACCGCCGGCGCTGCCGGAGAAGAAGACCAAGGGCGGCAGGAAGGCCGCCGACGAGGAGTAA
- the mreD gene encoding rod shape-determining protein MreD: MSLDRPKELLKPVKRRFIMTTFVIAVLIELVPLPHGSTRWLPDFIGLLILYWVINQPRRVNIGIAFMMGIVADVSTAGLFGQHALAYSATAFLALSRQRQLVMFNLGQQALVVLGLMLTNQLIMVVVRMLTGSAFVGWSYFMPPLIGALLWPLLTKLMLIPYRHNSV; this comes from the coding sequence ATGTCGTTGGACCGCCCCAAGGAATTGCTCAAGCCGGTCAAGCGCCGCTTCATCATGACCACCTTCGTGATCGCGGTGTTGATCGAGCTGGTGCCGCTGCCGCACGGCAGCACGCGCTGGCTGCCGGACTTCATCGGCCTGTTGATACTGTACTGGGTGATCAATCAGCCGCGACGCGTCAATATCGGCATCGCCTTCATGATGGGCATCGTCGCCGACGTGTCCACCGCCGGCCTGTTCGGCCAGCACGCGCTGGCCTATTCGGCGACCGCCTTCCTGGCGCTGAGCCGCCAACGCCAGCTGGTGATGTTCAACCTGGGGCAGCAGGCGCTGGTGGTGCTGGGGCTGATGCTGACCAATCAGCTGATCATGGTGGTGGTGCGGATGCTGACCGGTTCGGCCTTCGTCGGCTGGAGTTATTTCATGCCGCCGTTGATCGGCGCGCTGCTGTGGCCGCTGTTGACCAAGCTGATGCTGATTCCCTACCGCCACAATTCGGTATGA